The proteins below are encoded in one region of Gammaproteobacteria bacterium:
- the guaA gene encoding GMP synthetase yields MTTNLHTDRILILDFGSQYTQLIARRVREAGVYCEILPYDIADAEVHAFAPKGIILSGGPESVTAEDTPRAPGAVFELGVPVLGICYGLQAMAAQLGGVVESSTKREYGYAQVRARGHSRLLAGIEDHASSEGYGLLDVWMSHGDRVRVMPPGFKVIAATDHAPLAGMADEERGCYGLQFHPEVTHTRQGIRILSRFVHEICGCAALWTATNIIDDSIARIQTQVGSDDVLLGLSGGVDSAVVAALLHRAIGTQLTCVFVDNGLLRLGEGDQVMTTFARHLGVRVIRINAAERFFTALVGVSDPEQKRKVIGTLFIEIFEEEANKLKGIGWLAQGTIYPDVIESAGARTGKAHVIKSHHNVGGLPKHMRLKLIEPLRELFKDEVRKIGVELGLPHDLVYRHPFPGPGLGVRILGEVKLEYAEILRAADHIYIEELRRAGLYDEISQAFAVFLPVKSVGVLGDARHYDYVVALRAVRTVDFMTARWVHLPYELLERISHRVINEVPRISRVVYDISGKPPATIEWE; encoded by the coding sequence ATGACCACTAATCTCCATACCGACCGCATCCTAATTCTAGATTTCGGCTCGCAGTACACCCAGCTCATTGCCCGTCGAGTACGCGAAGCCGGGGTCTATTGCGAAATCCTTCCTTATGATATTGCCGATGCCGAAGTCCATGCCTTCGCACCGAAGGGTATTATCTTGTCCGGCGGACCAGAATCGGTCACGGCGGAGGATACTCCCCGCGCTCCTGGGGCGGTATTCGAGTTAGGGGTTCCGGTACTTGGCATCTGCTATGGCCTCCAGGCCATGGCGGCGCAGCTCGGCGGCGTGGTTGAATCTTCCACCAAGCGTGAGTATGGCTACGCACAGGTTCGTGCGCGTGGCCACTCTCGATTACTTGCTGGAATTGAGGACCACGCCAGCTCCGAGGGTTATGGACTACTTGATGTCTGGATGAGCCATGGTGATCGGGTGCGCGTCATGCCACCGGGCTTCAAGGTAATCGCCGCAACTGACCACGCGCCGCTGGCGGGCATGGCCGATGAGGAGCGTGGCTGTTATGGTCTGCAATTTCATCCCGAGGTGACTCACACCCGTCAAGGGATACGCATCCTTTCTCGTTTTGTTCATGAAATTTGTGGCTGCGCGGCCCTGTGGACTGCGACCAACATCATTGACGACAGCATCGCACGTATTCAAACTCAGGTAGGAAGCGACGATGTTTTGCTCGGCTTATCAGGTGGGGTCGATTCGGCAGTGGTCGCCGCGCTTCTGCATCGCGCCATTGGTACTCAACTGACTTGCGTGTTCGTGGACAATGGGCTACTGCGTCTTGGCGAAGGCGATCAAGTGATGACGACCTTTGCGCGTCATCTGGGAGTACGGGTCATCCGCATTAATGCCGCCGAGCGTTTTTTTACTGCTTTGGTCGGAGTTAGCGACCCAGAACAAAAACGCAAAGTCATCGGTACCCTCTTTATTGAAATTTTTGAAGAAGAGGCCAATAAACTCAAAGGTATCGGTTGGCTCGCACAAGGCACGATCTATCCCGATGTCATCGAATCCGCCGGTGCGCGCACCGGCAAGGCGCACGTTATTAAGTCTCATCACAATGTCGGGGGACTGCCGAAGCACATGCGGCTCAAGCTCATTGAGCCGTTACGTGAACTATTCAAGGATGAGGTGCGCAAAATTGGCGTCGAGTTGGGCCTGCCTCACGATTTAGTGTATCGCCATCCTTTTCCCGGTCCGGGTTTGGGAGTACGAATCCTCGGCGAGGTGAAATTGGAATACGCCGAAATTCTCCGCGCTGCCGATCATATCTATATTGAAGAGCTGCGCCGGGCGGGCCTTTATGATGAAATCTCTCAAGCATTTGCGGTATTTCTGCCGGTGAAAAGCGTCGGCGTGCTCGGAGATGCCCGTCATTATGATTACGTGGTTGCCCTTCGCGCAGTGCGCACGGTGGATTTCATGACCGCCCGCTGGGTGCATTTACCTTATGAGCTGTTAGAGCGAATTTCCCACCGTGTCATTAACGAAGTTCCACGAATTTCCCGAGTGGTGTACGACATTTCGGGGAAACCCCCCGCTACCATTGAATGGGAATAA